ACATCATCCTGGCGGGCCTGGCCTCCCAGCCCAGCAACGTCGGCAAGGTCAAGGTGGTGGGCAACCCGTTCTCCGAGGAGAACTACGGCGTGGGCCTCCCCCAGGACAACACCACCTGCCAGCAGGTCAACGACGCGATCACCGCGATGATCGAGGACGGCACCTGGCAGGAGCTGCTCGACGCGAACGTCGGCGAGTCCGGCTACAAGGCCAACGAGGAGCTGAACCCGCCGGAGGTCCAGGCCTGCGCCTGACCTTCCGCATCCCGGTGGTGGGGACGTCCGCTCCGGTCGTCCCCACCACCGTCCATCACGCACCGAGGAGGTGAGTTCGCTGGACGGCGACTACCTGTCCCAGTTCCTGTCACTGTTCTCCCAGTTCGACGTCCCCGCGGCGTTCTGGGTCAACATCAAGCTCACCTTCTTCGCCGCGATCATCGCGCTGGTGATCGGCACCGTGCTCGCCGTCATGCGGATCTCGCCGCTGCCGAGCCTGCGCTGGGCGGGCAGCACGTACGTCAACCTGCTCCGCAACACACCGCTGACCATCATCATCGTGTTCTGCGTCCTGGGGCTCTGGAGCCAGCTCGGGGTCACGCTCTCCAGCGACTTCAACGAGAACTTCTTCCGGCTGGCGGTGCTCGGCCTGGCCGTCTACCACGCGGCCTTCGTGTGCGAGGCGCTCCGCTCGGGGGTCAACACCGTGCCCATCGGCCAGGCCGAGGCCGCGCGTGCCATCGGGCTCGGGTTCCTGCCGACCGCGCGGCTGATCATCCTGCCGCAGGCCTTCCGGGGCGCCGTCGCCCCGCTGGGCAACACCCTGATCGCCCTCGCGAAGAACTCCACCGTCGCCGCGGCCGGCTCTGTCGCCGAGGCCTCGGGCCTCATGAAGACGATGATCGAGTTCCGCCCGGACGTCATCTTCGCGATCTTCTTCACGTTCGCCCTGGGGTTCGTCATCATCGTCATCCCGATCGGCCTGGCCACCACCTCCCTCTCGCGCCGACTGGCGGTGACCCGATGACCAGCCAGAGCGTGCTGTTCGACGCCCCCGGCCCCAAGGCCCGCCGCCGCATGATGTGGCTGAACATCGTGTTCGGGCTCGTCGTGGCGGGGATCGCGGTGCTGGTCCTGGCCCAGCTCGGCGCCAAGGGCCAGCTCGCGGCCGACCTGTGGACCCCGTTCCTGCAGTGGAGCGCCTGGGAGAACTTCCTCATCCCCGGGCTGATCAACACGCTGCGCGCGGCGGGGCTGGCGATCATCGGCTCCGCGGTGTTCGGGCTGCTCTTCGGGCTCGGGCGCCTGTCGCAGTCGCGGATCATCCGGACCCTGTCCGGGATCGTCGTCGAGTTCTTCCGCGCCGTGCCCGTGCTGCTCATGATGATCTTCATCTGGCTAGGGCTGTCCCAGGTGAACATCACCATGCTGCGGCCCAGCGAGTACCCGCTCGTGGCCGTGGTGGCAGCACTCATCCTCTACAACGGCTCCGTCTTCGCCGAGCTCGTCCGCTCCGGCGTGTACAGCCTGCCGCGCGGCCAACGCGAGGCCGCCCTCGCCGTCGGGCTCACCCGCCCCCAGTCGCTGCGCTCCGTCGAGGTCCCCCAGGCCCTCATCGCGATGCTCCCGGCCCTGGTCAGCCAGCTCGTCGTCATCCTCAAAGACACCGCGCTCGGCTACATCATCACCTACCGCGAACTGCTCCAAGAGGCCCGCGGGCTCGGCAACGCCAACGGCAACATCCTCCAAGCGCTGGCCGTCGCCGCCGTCATCTTCATCGTCATCAACTACGCGCTGACCAAGCTCGCGCCATGGGTCGGCCAGCGGCTCGGACGGCGGACCAGCGGGCGGACGAAGGCTGAGGCGCCGAGCCTTATCGCGGCGACGAAGGGGGCGCCGACGCGGTGAGGCACGGCGCTCGGCGACCTCGGGCGCCGAGCCGCTGACGGATCAGCGGGAGAATCCTCCCTCGGAGTCGATGGTCTGCCCGCACACCCACTGGGCCTGGTCGGACAGCAGCCACAGCACCAGGTTCGCCGCGTCGTCGGGACGACCCCACCGCCCCTGCGGCATCCGTTCGCGCACCCAGCGCTCCCCTGCCTCGTCGGCCCATCCGGTGTCCGTGGGGCCGGGATTCACGCAGTTGACGGTGATCAGGCGGGGCGCCAGGTGCGCCGCGAGGCTGGCCGTCATCTGCTGGATGGCGCCCTTGGAGAGGACGTACGGGAGCTCTGCCGGCATCCCACCCCGGTGCTGCCCCGAGGTGAAGAGCACCACCCTGCCGCCTGGCCGCCCGTCATGCTGAGCGGCGAACTCCTTGACGAGCAACGCGGTGGCTCGGGCGTTCACAGCGAAGGACAGGTCGAGCTCGGCTGCGTCGATCGTCTCGAGAGTGCCGGCCATCCCGCGTGCGTGGTTCGCCACCACCCCGTCGACGTGGCCGTGCGCGCTGACCGCCTGCTGCATCACCTGTGCTGGCGCGAGGGGATCGGCGAAGTCCGCGGCGATCTGGGTGACCGTCGCTCCCATCGCCTCGCACTCCGCGGCGATCGAGGCGGGCCCTTCTGAGTCCTCTCCCCATGGCTGACCGGCATCGTGCGGCGACCACGACTGCAGCACCAGGTCTGCCCCGGCTGCCGCGAGCTGGCGCGCGATCCCGGCGCCGATGCCCACCCGCCGCGACGCGCCGGTCACCAGGTACACCCGTCCACGGAAGTCGAACGACGCCGTGCCGGCGGCGGTGGGCGTGGTTGTCCGTGTCATGTCGCAGCACCTCAGGGTCGCGCGGTTGGGTCCGGGCAGATGATGCCCTGCGCACACGCGCCGACGCCATGAGATTCACGAGTCGGCTCACCCGCCCAGCGGCCGTGCGACGGCTCGCGTGGGCGCGCTGCCGCTCAGCCGGCTGTGGCGCTGGCCCGGATCTCGCGGACGACGGTGACCTTGATCTCACCCGGGTAGGCGAGATCGGCCTCGATGTGCTTGGCGATGGCGACGGCGAGCTGCGGGAGCGCGTAGTCGTCGACCTCGGACGGCTCCACGACCACCCGGACCTCGCGGCCCGCGGACATGGCGAGAGCGCGGCGGACCCCCGCGTGGGCGGTGACGAGCTGCTCGAGCTTGTCCATGCGCTCGACGTACTGGTCGAGCTCCTCGCGGCGCGCGCCAGGACGGGCCGCGGAGATCGCGTCGGCCGCCTGCACGAGGACACCCTCGACCGTCTCGACCGGAACCTCGTCGTGATGGGCGGCGATGGCGTTGACGACCGCCGGCGACTCGCCATGCTGACGGGCGAGCTCGGCGCCGAGCTGGGCGTGGGTGCCCTGCTTCTCGGCGGTGAGGGCTTTACCGATGTCGTGCAGGAACGCCGCCCGGCGGGTGGCGGCGACGTCGGCGCCCACCTCGGCAGCCACCGCCCCGGCGATCAGGGCGCTCTCGACGAGGTGCTCGAGCACGTTCTGGCCGTAGGAGGTGCGCAGCCGGAGTCGGCCCATGGTGCGGACGAGCTCGGTGGCCAGGCCGTTCACCCCGGCCCGTTCCGCCGCCTCGTGGCCGGCGGCGAGGGTCCGCTCGTCGGCGCCGGCGACGGCCTCGGCGTAGGCGGCCTCGATGCGCTGCGGGTGGATGCGGCCGTCGGCCATGAGCGACTCGAGCGCGACCTGGGCGATCTCGCGGCGCTCGGCGTCGAAGCAGGACAGCACCACCGAGTCGGGGGTGTCGTCGATCAGCACGTTGACACCGGTGAGGGCCTCGAAGGTGCGGATGTTCCGCCCCTCCTTGCCGATGATCCGGCCCTTCATCTCCTCGGAGGGCAGGCGCAGCACGGTGATCGACGACTGGGCGCTGGTGGCCACCGCCGCCCGCTGCACCGCGGTGGCGACGATCCGCTTGGCCTTCGCCTCGGCGGTGCGCCGCGCGTGGGCCTCGGCGCGCCGCACCTGGGCCTCCGCCTCGTTCGTGGCGGCCTCCACCGTGCGGCGCACGAGCTCGGCTCGCGCCTCGTCAGTGGTCAGCCCTGCTGCGGACTCGAGCAGCTCGCGGGCGTGCTGCTCGGCGGCGGCGCGCTCGCTGGCGGTGCGCTCGCGGAGGGCCTCGAGCTCTGCCGACCGCCCCTGCAGCTCGCCCTCACGGTCTTTGAGGGCTCGACGCTCAGCCGCCAGCTCGTCTTCGCGCTCGGCCAATCGCGCAGTGCGGCGCTCCGCGTCAGCCAGCAGGGCTCGTGCCTCGCTGCGGATCTCCGCGACGTCCTTGGTCGCCTGCTCGCGCTGCGCGGTGGCCTCGCGTCGCGCGATCAGCACGAGCAGGAGCGCCACCAGGCACACGATCAGCAGGGCGACGACGATCCCGATCTCCCCGAACGGCACGGGCACCTCCAGGACTCATTGGCCGGGTCTCGGCATCCACGGTGGTTGTCGGCCAGTCAGGCGCCATTCTCCCCCACCGACCAGCGCCGCAGGTCAGGGTTCCATCCCTCGATCACGATCACGGGGATATCACCTGGTCTGGGAGGTTGGACGGCGGCTCAGTCAACCGGTGCGAAACCCTCGTCCTCGACGTCCGCGCCCTCAGCGGCGAGCTCCTCACGGACGAGCATGCTGACCAGGCCGGGCGGGTAGCCCTTGCGTCCTAGGGCCGCGAACGTCCGCCGGGCGCGCACCTGCGGGTCGAGGCCACGGGTCGACGCCAGTCGCTTGCGCACGAGGGCGCGCGCCGCCTGCGCCTCCTGGGCGTCGTCCACCTCGTCCAGGGCTGCCAGCGCGAGGTCGTCGTCGATGCCGCGGCGACGGAGCTCGACGCTGATCGCGCGCCGTGACAAGCCGCGCTCGGCATGACGAGTCCGCACGAGCATCCGCGCGTACTCCTCGTCGTCGATCAGGCCGACCTCGGTGAACCGGTCGAGCACCGCCTCGGCGACCTCGACGGGCACATCCTTGGCGGCCATCGCCTCGGCCAGCTGCGCCCTGCTGCGCGCTGAGTGGTTCAGCAGCCGCAGCGCGATGGCGCGGGCCACCTGCTCCGGATCGGCCTCGACGTCCTGGCCCGCCGACCGCGGCGCGGGAGGCTCCTGGCCTCCCGCGCCGCGACGTCGTCCGTGCCCCACCTCAGAAGTCGACCTTGCCCTCAGCCTCGGCCGGGGCAGTGACCTGCGGGCCGATGCCGAGCTTCTCCTTGATCTTCTTCTCGATCTCCGCGGCGAGGTCCGGGTTGTCACGCAGGAAGGCGCGCGAGTTCTCCTTGCCCTGGCCCAGCTGGTCGCCCTCGTAGGTGAACCAGGATCCCGACTTGCGCACGATGCCGTGCTCGACGCCCATGTCGATCAGGCTGCCCTCACGGGAGATGCCGACGCCGTACATGATGTCGAACTCGGCCTGCTTGAACGGCGGGGCCATCTTGTTCTTGACGACCTTGACTCGGGTGCGGTTGCCGACGGCGTCGGTGCCCTCCTTGAGGGTCTCGATGCGACGGATGTCGAGGCGCACCGAGGCGTAGAACTTCAACGCCTTGCCACCCGTGGTGGTCTCCGGGGAGCCGAAGAACACGCCGATCTTCTCGCGGAGCTGGTTGATGAAGATCGCGGTGGTGCCCGACGAGTTCAGGGCGCCGGTGATCTTGCGGAGCGCCTGCGACATCAGGCGGGCCTGGAGGCCGACGTGGGAGTCGCCCATCTCGCCCTCGATCTCCGCCTTGGGCACGAGCGCCGCCACGGAGTCGATGACCACGATGTCGATCGCGCCGGAGCGGATCAGCATGTCCATGATCTCGAGCGCCTGCTCGCCGGTGTCCGGCTGCGAGACCAGCAGCGCGTCGGTGTCGACGCCCAGCTTCTTGGCGTACTCCGGGTCCAGCGCGTGCTCGGCGTCGATGAACGCCGCGATGCCGCCTGCGCGCTGGGCGTTGGCCACGGCGTGCAGCGCGACGGTGGTCTTGCCGGAGGACTCGGGGCCGTAGATCTCGACCACGCGGCCGCGCGGGAGCCCGCCGATGCCGAGCGCGATGTCGAGGGCGATCGACCCCGTGGGGATCACCTCGACCGGGGCGCGGCCGTCATCGCCGAGGCGCATGATCGAGCCCTTGCCGAACTGCCGGTCGATCTGTCCGAGCGCGGCCTCGAGAGCCTTCGCGCGGTCCTGGGGAGCTGCCATCTTCGTCACACCTTGTCGTCTCAGGCAGCGTCGCGCTGCTCGTCATAGGGGCTGGTCTGTCGACTGCGAGAGACGCTATGCCCGACCACCGACATGCGTCTGAGCCCTGTCCACAGGCGGTGGGCGGGCGCTCCGCTCACCGTGCCTGAGGACGCTCTGTTCCTCACCAACCCAGCGTAACCGAACATCTGTTCGAGACAAGCGCGTGCCCCGCGTGTCGCGGCCGGGCGTGGTCAGTGGGCGACCGGGACCTCCACGGCCTCCCCCGGCTGCAGGACCAGGGCCGTGCAGCCGGGCGCCGTCCGCTCGAGCGCCACGGCGAAAGCGGCTCCCGCGCGCTCCATCCACCCCGGGGGGAGGCGACGGCCCGCCGGCGCGTGCAGCGTGCCCCAGTGGATCGGCATCGCGAACGACGCGCCTGCCAAGGCGCACGCCCGGGCCGCCTCGACCGGTCCCAGGTGCCCGCCGGACAGCCGCGGTCCCCAGCCGCCGACCGGCACGAGCGCCACGTCGATCGGCCGCCCCGCCTCCGCGGCGAGGTCCGCCATCTCGGGGAACGGCCCGGTGTCGCCCGCGAACCACACCGTGGCCGAGGGCCCTGAGACCAAGAAGCCGGTCGCCGCGTTGGGCCGGTGCGGCATCGGCCGCTCGCCGTGCACCGCGCGCGTGGTGCGGACCCGGACCTCTGACCCCGGCGCCTGCCACCACCGCCCCGGCGGCAGCCCGTGTGAGCCCGGGATGCCGCGGCGCCGCAACCACGCGGCGTTCGCCGGCGCGGAGAGCACCGGCGCGTCCCGCACCAGGCGCAGCGACCCGAGCTCGGCGTGATCGTGGTGCAGGTGGGAGACCAGCACGGCGTCGGGGTCCTCCCAGCTGGCGGCGCGGGGAGTCACTCCGAGGCGACGCAGCAGCCCGGCGTGCCGGCGCAGCAACGGGTCGGTGAGCACCCGGGCGCCGTCGAGGTCGAGCACCGCGCTGGCATGCCCGAGCCAGGTGATCCGCAGCCCGGGCGTCATGACCGCAGGCCCAGCTGCTCGGCCCAGCGGACGAGCTGGACGTGGACCCCCTCGGAGCCCACGATCATCGGCGCGCCGCCCACGTCCTCGAGGAGGTCCTCGTCCACCTCGAGCTCCACCGGGTGCACCAGCACCGCGACGTTCTGCTCCCCGCCCAGGCCGCCGTGCGAGCCGACCAGCCCTTCGAACGCGTGCACGTGCCCGGTGGGCTCCACCGAGGAGACCAGGAGCAGGTCGCCGGTGTGCGGGAGGCGCCCGGCCCGGGCCAGGTCGGCGCGTGCCCGTGGTCCCAAGGGCACGAGCGGGTCCTCGCCCTCGGCCGCCTCGTCCTGCTCGAGGAGCACCAGCCCGCGCGGCCCCACCGCGACTAGTCCCCGGGTCGCGGTGTCGACGACCACGGCGCCGACGCCCGGCGTCGCCGCGAGCCCTGCGACCAGTCCCGGCCAGTGCTCCTGGACCTCCTCGAGCACGAGGCGGCGCGGCGAGCCGGGGAACCACACGAGCCCCAGGTTGCCGGACGCCGCGACCGCGATCTCGGCCGGCTCCTGCGGGGCCGGGCGGCCCGAGCGCCCACCGGAGGACCCGTCCCCCGACCGGCCGCCGTCCCGCCGGGCGCCGTCTCGGCGGGCGCCATCACGTCGGGCGCCATCACGTCGGACGCCATGGCCCTCCGCGTCCGGGCCCAGCATGACGGGCCGGCGATCCCCTGCCCGTCCGAACACCGAGGTGAGCAGCGCGTTGACCGGCCCCCACGCCTCGCCCGCCTCCGCCTGCACCGCGGTGGCGTCGGGCTCATCCATCAACGCCCGCACGGTGTCGAGCAGGCTGCGCCCGGTGACCTGCTCGAACGTCGCGCCGAGGGACTGCCCGTGGTCCGACAGCACGACCACGCGGTAGTCGCGGCCCGCGACGGGAAGGACGCGCTCGAGCACGCCGATCACACGGTCGAGGCCTTCGAGCGCCCGCAGCGCCTCGGGGCGTGTGGGCCCGGCGTGGTGCGCGATCTCGTCGTAGTCCACCAGGTCGACGAAGATCGTGGGCGTCCCACGCACCAGGTGCTGCGCGACCAGCGCCGTGTTGAGGTCCCGGAGCAGGACGTTCGACACCCCGCGCAGGATCACGTACCAGCCGGCGCGGGACACCCGCGGCTCGACGCCCCGGACCTTCTG
The sequence above is a segment of the Cellulomonas chengniuliangii genome. Coding sequences within it:
- a CDS encoding amino acid ABC transporter permease encodes the protein MDGDYLSQFLSLFSQFDVPAAFWVNIKLTFFAAIIALVIGTVLAVMRISPLPSLRWAGSTYVNLLRNTPLTIIIVFCVLGLWSQLGVTLSSDFNENFFRLAVLGLAVYHAAFVCEALRSGVNTVPIGQAEAARAIGLGFLPTARLIILPQAFRGAVAPLGNTLIALAKNSTVAAAGSVAEASGLMKTMIEFRPDVIFAIFFTFALGFVIIVIPIGLATTSLSRRLAVTR
- a CDS encoding amino acid ABC transporter permease codes for the protein MTSQSVLFDAPGPKARRRMMWLNIVFGLVVAGIAVLVLAQLGAKGQLAADLWTPFLQWSAWENFLIPGLINTLRAAGLAIIGSAVFGLLFGLGRLSQSRIIRTLSGIVVEFFRAVPVLLMMIFIWLGLSQVNITMLRPSEYPLVAVVAALILYNGSVFAELVRSGVYSLPRGQREAALAVGLTRPQSLRSVEVPQALIAMLPALVSQLVVILKDTALGYIITYRELLQEARGLGNANGNILQALAVAAVIFIVINYALTKLAPWVGQRLGRRTSGRTKAEAPSLIAATKGAPTR
- a CDS encoding SDR family oxidoreductase — translated: MTRTTTPTAAGTASFDFRGRVYLVTGASRRVGIGAGIARQLAAAGADLVLQSWSPHDAGQPWGEDSEGPASIAAECEAMGATVTQIAADFADPLAPAQVMQQAVSAHGHVDGVVANHARGMAGTLETIDAAELDLSFAVNARATALLVKEFAAQHDGRPGGRVVLFTSGQHRGGMPAELPYVLSKGAIQQMTASLAAHLAPRLITVNCVNPGPTDTGWADEAGERWVRERMPQGRWGRPDDAANLVLWLLSDQAQWVCGQTIDSEGGFSR
- the rny gene encoding ribonuclease Y gives rise to the protein MPVPFGEIGIVVALLIVCLVALLLVLIARREATAQREQATKDVAEIRSEARALLADAERRTARLAEREDELAAERRALKDREGELQGRSAELEALRERTASERAAAEQHARELLESAAGLTTDEARAELVRRTVEAATNEAEAQVRRAEAHARRTAEAKAKRIVATAVQRAAVATSAQSSITVLRLPSEEMKGRIIGKEGRNIRTFEALTGVNVLIDDTPDSVVLSCFDAERREIAQVALESLMADGRIHPQRIEAAYAEAVAGADERTLAAGHEAAERAGVNGLATELVRTMGRLRLRTSYGQNVLEHLVESALIAGAVAAEVGADVAATRRAAFLHDIGKALTAEKQGTHAQLGAELARQHGESPAVVNAIAAHHDEVPVETVEGVLVQAADAISAARPGARREELDQYVERMDKLEQLVTAHAGVRRALAMSAGREVRVVVEPSEVDDYALPQLAVAIAKHIEADLAYPGEIKVTVVREIRASATAG
- a CDS encoding regulatory protein RecX yields the protein MGHGRRRGAGGQEPPAPRSAGQDVEADPEQVARAIALRLLNHSARSRAQLAEAMAAKDVPVEVAEAVLDRFTEVGLIDDEEYARMLVRTRHAERGLSRRAISVELRRRGIDDDLALAALDEVDDAQEAQAARALVRKRLASTRGLDPQVRARRTFAALGRKGYPPGLVSMLVREELAAEGADVEDEGFAPVD
- the recA gene encoding recombinase RecA — its product is MAAPQDRAKALEAALGQIDRQFGKGSIMRLGDDGRAPVEVIPTGSIALDIALGIGGLPRGRVVEIYGPESSGKTTVALHAVANAQRAGGIAAFIDAEHALDPEYAKKLGVDTDALLVSQPDTGEQALEIMDMLIRSGAIDIVVIDSVAALVPKAEIEGEMGDSHVGLQARLMSQALRKITGALNSSGTTAIFINQLREKIGVFFGSPETTTGGKALKFYASVRLDIRRIETLKEGTDAVGNRTRVKVVKNKMAPPFKQAEFDIMYGVGISREGSLIDMGVEHGIVRKSGSWFTYEGDQLGQGKENSRAFLRDNPDLAAEIEKKIKEKLGIGPQVTAPAEAEGKVDF
- a CDS encoding MBL fold metallo-hydrolase, whose translation is MTPGLRITWLGHASAVLDLDGARVLTDPLLRRHAGLLRRLGVTPRAASWEDPDAVLVSHLHHDHAELGSLRLVRDAPVLSAPANAAWLRRRGIPGSHGLPPGRWWQAPGSEVRVRTTRAVHGERPMPHRPNAATGFLVSGPSATVWFAGDTGPFPEMADLAAEAGRPIDVALVPVGGWGPRLSGGHLGPVEAARACALAGASFAMPIHWGTLHAPAGRRLPPGWMERAGAAFAVALERTAPGCTALVLQPGEAVEVPVAH
- a CDS encoding alkaline phosphatase family protein, whose translation is MSAGGPADGRRAWSPTVGDAADAALSLVTTAAGLAVAIAVVDGVRADNPFSVLLVAVVVALGDLLLRAPLRLLARVAGAMGALVAGLTAQVAVLWLGLRLVPGVELASTWSVAPVLLIAALVMAVGRWLWGVNDSEYVIADVLRRARAQARRAGAAPARSGADHREPGLLVVQLDGLGAAVLEQAIEGGLAPTLARWIHQGAHRSQRWWARVPSTTPASQAGLLHGDSTQIPAFRWWDRGLGRMVVTNHPVDAGIVEERLATGKGLLAGGGAAISTMFSGDAAVNQLVMSRSRTPGPDGRRAGLGPGTSYLRFFASPFVVARALILSVGEMVKELYQARRQKVRGVEPRVSRAGWYVILRGVSNVLLRDLNTALVAQHLVRGTPTIFVDLVDYDEIAHHAGPTRPEALRALEGLDRVIGVLERVLPVAGRDYRVVVLSDHGQSLGATFEQVTGRSLLDTVRALMDEPDATAVQAEAGEAWGPVNALLTSVFGRAGDRRPVMLGPDAEGHGVRRDGARRDGARRDGARRDGGRSGDGSSGGRSGRPAPQEPAEIAVAASGNLGLVWFPGSPRRLVLEEVQEHWPGLVAGLAATPGVGAVVVDTATRGLVAVGPRGLVLLEQDEAAEGEDPLVPLGPRARADLARAGRLPHTGDLLLVSSVEPTGHVHAFEGLVGSHGGLGGEQNVAVLVHPVELEVDEDLLEDVGGAPMIVGSEGVHVQLVRWAEQLGLRS